GCCGTTGCGCCGGACGCGCTGGCGGCCTGCCGGCGTCGCCGAGGATCAGCTGCATGGGGCAGGTCAAGGGGGTGAGCAGGGGGTGCTCGAGCGCGCGCGGCCCGGCGTCGAGGGGTTCGGggtacggcggcggcggcggaggcggcaagGTGGCGAGGCTCGTGCTCGGGCTGTTCGGGCGGCGGAGCCGGAGGACGTCGAGGGCGTGCTCCAAGGTCAGGGACGTGCCTCGTggctcggcctcggcctcggcttCCAGGAGTTCTCGTGGTGCTGGTGCCGGTGCGGCCGTGGCAGTGGGCATCTTTGACCCGCCGCTGCCGGTGGTGAGGCGGCCAGTGACGGACGGCAACGCGCCAAGCCTTTGGGAGCGGCGGCGCGGTGGCAAGGCCCTGGAGGGTCTTCGGCTAACGTAGAAAAATTTATCGGTAACAAAAATTTATGGAATGTTAGTGATAAATAGGTTTATCTGATTTATTGAAATTTTATCGATTTtgacaaatttttaaaaaaactgaatttatctaaaaaatcacatagattatatccaaactatttgatataaaaaataacacataaataAATTAAGGTTTGAGGTGGTCTGTCAGACTATAGTATGCATACCGATATTTTGTTACTCGCGTGTTAGATCCGAGAATCAAAGTCGTCTTATCAAAAATTTTAACCGATAAGTAAATTTATCAGGCTCGTCGGATTATcgaatttatcaaattttttcGACGACAATTTTTTCATAGCGTAGAGTGCTGCAGAGTTCAGCTGCGGTTGCTACAGGGGCACACCAAACAAAAGCTTTACACGACTAAGTATAGTGACGATATGTTTCTAGAGCTCTATTCAGGTTCTTGCGAGATAAAACTGCTTACTGTAAAAAATCGGTGAAATCGCTGCGTTCCTGATTGTACCTTAGCTAATCTGTAAATTCGTATGTTGACCTGCTATAAGAAGCATGCCTGAAAGCTTCATCGTTATGTATACGCAGTTAGTTCATTTTGTATATGCTGAATTTGTTAACATAATTAAAGTCTTGTAGTAGCCGAATCTGTAGACATATGAGTGTTCGTAAGAAAAATGAGGAAAGAAGACCTACATAGAAGGCTTGAGAATTTACGACTCTGCCCTGGCCTTCCCTCTAAATCCTGAAGGAGAAGGCATCTGAGATTATGTTCAAGGGATTTTTGTTACAGGCGAAAATCCTATTGTGAAGGAATTTTCGTCCCCTTTAGTATTATAACGGTTTCCCTTTAGGATTCTCGTCACGAAGGAATTCTCAGGATTattcccttcagaacgggattctctcttttttcactttgcgattcccctcaaaaaaaaaagttgttagagataagaaaaaaaaaagaaatgagaacGGGAAAGAAAATCAGGAagggaacaaaataaaaaaaatatagttagagatagtCTAACCCCTAACCTAAAGCCTGAACCATAACGGCCAACAACAGTGGCGTGCTAAGGTTTGAGACCCTAGGAGGACAACGCAGAGCAAGTGACAGCGTGCTAGGGTTTAGACTTAGGGGGACAACACCAAGCAGGCGGGATTAAACAACTAACATAGGCACttacaaaattttaaagttAATCGATTTCAAGTCTGTTTATGTTAGCGGtggattataaaaaaaaattatagattgtAAAAACTGGATTGTATAATCTGCAGCAAAATATATTGTAGATTGTAAAAACTGGATTGTATAATCTGCAGAAACTGTTAGAAGACGGATTACGATATTGTTATAATTTAAGAGCTGAATTATACCATCTAActtttataatataatttatttattttaacttacaTATTATGATCACGGCTATATTAAAATAAACAAGACCATTCATCCTCCGCGTCGGTCGACCAATGTACTGAAGTGGAGCAGAGCTGCGctggagagtgagagagatagGAATCTAGAAATTTTGGGCCATTTGGGCTTAATTCTGGGCCGGATGGACTGACATTGAGTAGGGCCAGTAGATAAAGTAGAACAGTCAAAGACTGGCTGCTCAAATACATTTACGAGTACATGCAAAGCGGGCACGGACATGTGCAACCTTGTTTTCCTCCCTAGCACGTAGGAAGTAAACGTATTAGCTAGGGGAGAACAAACCTAAGTTTTGAAAACTTGTGAACTATTGCCAGCAGTGTTAAACATTGCTCCCAACCAAATCAAACACTAATTGCATCAgaaagtttcaatttttttttcaaacttgagttttttttttcaccatcCCCAATTCAATAGCTTCTTCTCTCCGTGAAACAATGGGGCGCCAAGTTGTGGAGGTTCATGAGGGAAAGTAGTCAACATAAAATAGGCATCATGTTCACCATTAGTAAAATACCATTACTTGATCACTTCTGCGCTGAGAGAATCCGTTTGAGTTACCAGTCTCCAGCTTTATAAGGGCCAGCCACAGCGTGGGCAACCGGGCATCCATGCCTAGAAAAAATAGGCCTCATGTTCAGGGACATTTTGTCCGTGCATGGATGGCGAGCTTTGGCCAGAGTGTCGGAGTTAATTCCTAATAATGATACTAAGGTATAATTACGATGGGCATATGATGGTGATCTTAGTTGTATGTCCTAGCTGTGTGTGTGATAAACTCAAGAATAATAGGGTTATCTAATTTCGAGCCTCTTTGgaataatagctctatatcatgtgtatttttttatatggatcTAAATAAACTCAATACACTTATCTTGTTCTCCGTGTCTCCCTCTCTTTATATATCCAAAGGAAAGAGGACTTACATAAGGACCTAAGCTAGATATAGACCTAGCTAATCCTTCTAACATATGTCAATTATTACGGCGAGTGACCGCATTCCACTTGCCATGTCGGTCTGCAGGGTCTGTACCATCGGTCCCACGCCCGCGCCATCCTTATCCCCACACTCCATCTGCGCTCCTGCAAAATCTACTGCCACGCTTTGTCAGGTTGTCCCATAgtgtttaatgctacaggatagGACATGGCAAACCTATGCCGGCCACGCCTAGGTCCACTCGGAAAGATGACCTAGTTAAAAGATAACACTTGAGTAGAAAAGTATGTAATGAAATTAGATTGATTAGACACATAACGACCCTGCGACAAGAGAAAACTGGTCGCAGGGTTTCCCTCTGAGACCTAGAGACTGGTCGGAGAAATTGGTCGTATGGTCGCTAGCTGGACGCACCGAGGGACCATGCTCGTGCCCAATCATAACGTGTAGAAGAGGTTGACATTTGACCCTCATGGGTCTCCTATCAGGAGAGCCTATTATTCTTTACACTGACACGGAGCATTCTCACTGTCACCGCCCTCGCTGGTGAGTTCCGATCGTGATTTCCCAGCCCTCTTTCTTCTCTGATGTGCGTGCTTGTGCCTTATGCTAGGCCGTGTCGCAGCTGATGATATGTGCCTGTGGTCAGGCATCATGCCATGTGTGTGCTCATTGTCGCTATGTTGCTATCTTGTGCTTGCTTCTCCCCAGCCTAGCTGTGGTGCTGCTGCCTTCTCTGAGTTATGCTTGACATGTATGCCATTGCTTTGTCTCTGTGACCGGTCTACCTGCTATGGATGCCATGCTCAGGCCCTGTGCCATAAGAATCTTCGAGTTTCAGCCGTGCATCATCAAAGTCTCGTACTCCGGTCACACGCTAGTGAAGTTTAGGCTCTGGCCACGAGTTGTGATAGCCTTGTTGTCTGGTCAGCATGTTCATGCCTGTGTTGTTCGCCATTGTGCTGTTCAAGCCCGCCCACCCGTCTCTGTTGCACGTCATTTTGCTGTTCAAGCATAGGGGCCTTTCTCCATTTGAGCGTCGTTGTGCCTGATTGGTGGCCCGACCGTCGTGCATATCTATCTCCATTGTCTATGCATCATAGTGCCCACTTAGGCCCGATCGTCATGCTTTTTTGTCTCTGTTGTTCTTGCCGTTGTTCTGTGGATACCGGGCTCCAGCCATATGCTGCTGAAGCTCTATGCCCCGATTGTGTGATGTTGTCGCCCGGGCTCCGGTCATATGCTGTTGAAACTCTAGGCTCTAGTTATCGCATAGTCTCGCcatgtcttgtcattgttgttcTGTTGGGTATTGTTCATTCACAGTGTGATCTGGCCTTGGTAATTTTGGTTGGTTCTCTCTGAGAGGCCATCATCTGATGGCCCTATTCTTGTATGGCTGGGTTCGCTGACTTGTTACTGTTAGTTCAGTTACCCTGTTGTCATTACTCTGTTCTTTCTATTGCTCATCATAAAACAGGGACGTTTGTGGTCACATTGGATAGCTCTGGCTGTTATTATCTATATGGGCGGCTGCCAACTTAGATATGATGCCCTATGGCTTTGATGTGAGAAGGGCTCTCAAGGTGGCTGGTGTTCTCTATTTGATGTTGATCATGGCTGGATGTCTCTATGTTATCAGTGATAGCTTAATATGTTGGCTATTCATGTCTTTGCTGGTCCTCTAATATGGTAGATGGAGTTGGGGAAAACGACTTTGGCTTTCTGTGGTGGTTGATCCTATTGACTACCTCGTTTCCTCTATTATCGGTTATCTAAAATTGTTATATGCCTTCTTGCTATAGTATTACTACTACGGGATAAAGCTATTGAGGGCTTTTATGGTTGGTTGCCTCTCTGCCGCACACACCTTTTGCAGCTGGTGTCTGCTcgtttgcctttgtggcttgttGGTGATCACCCCGCCTTTGTGGCCTAGTGCATGTGTAGCTTCTCTGCCTATGTGGCTATCCAACAATGATTATCGCAGAGAATATATGTGCCATTGCGGCAAGAGCCTGCGAGGCCCATTATGCTCACCCAGCCTGTGTGACTTTGCCTTTGTGATATAATGCATGTGTGGTTGTCCCATCATACTGATCGCAGAGAATATATGTGCCATTACGGCGGGAGCCTTCATGGCCTACAATGATCATCTTCGCCTTCGTGGCTTTCGCCTGTGTGGTTTTTGCCTTCATGGCGTGTTGCCTGTTGCCTTCGATCGGTCGATGAGGATAAGTCCGGGACCTGAAAAAGGAGTTAGTGAGTCGAGCACAGCATCGGAGCTCCTAGTTGTGGCTTCGCTGCCGCTTCCGATAGAAGCTACGCTTCGTAATGCGCTCTTAGCTCACCTCTTTCTACATATATGATGCTGAGGCCATATgcggtcgatgatgatctagaatacaTAAACAGTCACAAAATGTCATGCTAGATTATTATCCCGTTTCTTTACTGCTTTTATTTCTAACGCTCACATAGTTTGGTTTTTGTTGCGTGTGATTACAA
The nucleotide sequence above comes from Phragmites australis chromosome 4, lpPhrAust1.1, whole genome shotgun sequence. Encoded proteins:
- the LOC133914175 gene encoding uncharacterized protein LOC133914175 — encoded protein: MATLHQHHIKALTPTWLLVKATPAPPRDGAKKPAPTADYSPLLLSPSVWQKAQNGKKRKVDGRCAGRAGGLPASPRISCMGQVKGVSRGCSSARGPASRGSGYGGGGGGGKVARLVLGLFGRRSRRTSRACSKVRDVPRGSASASASRSSRGAGAGAAVAVGIFDPPLPVVRRPVTDGNAPSLWERRRGGKALEGLRLT